GAAAATTTTTGCCTCGTATAAGGTCAAGTGCCTGTGGGATTATCTTACCTATTagtttatgattttatatactTATATGACGATATGATCATTTTAAGCCAAACCATGTTTTTGCAAATCTAGTAAAATTCAACTGTAAAGTGCCAACATTGTACAGGTCAAAGATTCACTGAACACAATGCCaccttaaattaaaatgaaagacaATAAATGAGAGTGTACATGACTGGGTGGGATATGCTTTCCACTCAGAAGACCAAGCAATAGGGTGCCAAAACTGTAGACTACACTTTCAGGGGTGATCCTTCCTGCCAAATTTCAAACACACATTAGGGAATTCGATAAACCAGAAAAAGGGgtgtaattaacaaaaaaaatcctttagTCCCAAGTAaaacaattataacaaaaaGGCTATATTACCTGTCCTCAAGTACTCTGGAGGAGTGAAGGCTAAATTTGTACTATAGCTTCTGCCATCCCTACTGTTTTTCATGAGTCCAAAACAAGAGAGTCTAGGGTTGGCTTCCTGTCCACCATTGGTACCAAATAAGTTGACAAAATACAATGAAAGAGGCACAAAACAGGTTAAAAGCTGAAATACCTGATCAAACAAAATTCTATATGCATTAAGATCATGGTACAATGCCCTTTCTTTACTGCTGCAGTATTCCAATGCTTGAGCTAAATACAAGGCCACCCTCAGCCTCATTGCCCATTTCATAGGCTGGGCTTCCCCTATCAGAGGGCAGTTcattcaaatcacaaaatcagGAGGGGATTAAACAGAACCAATATTTCACAAACTACATCAATAAACATGGGGACAAAATTGAGAGAGCAAATAACTCAAACTGGACTCTTAATGTAGCTTTTCAagcaaatcattcaaaatacaataGGGGGTTTAACAAAATGACATCAAAATTAGATCTTCTCTCCTGTTGATTGCTGAAGAAAAGTAAAACAGATAAACAAACAAATGGAGAAAAAAACCCACAATGAAAAAGGTGTTTTGAGAGAGTTTCATTGGGCATGAACTCTGCCACAAGCAACCTCTCTTCTCCCTCACAGCAACACCCAACCAAGTTAGCCAATCTTTCACTCCTTAGCTGCCCCACAGCACGTGCCTCATCCTAAAAAGtccaaccaaaccaaaccagaCACCAAAATCAGACATAAAATTCCACTCACAAACCACACATGCAAGGAAaagcgaaaaaaaaaaaaggacacaaAAGCAGAATCAGCACGAACTAGGAATTGTCGAGAATCAGGCCAAGCAGACTTGTTGAAGCGCTTCACAGCAACCAACCTATCATCTTCAAGCATCCCTCTGTAGACAACGTTTGGAGCCTTCTCTCCATGCTCTGAGACAATGTTGTCAGGTGAAAATCCTGAGGTTGCAACTCTTAACTGATCCAAACTGTACTCACTGAACCCTCCCCGAGGATCATTCTCATCCCTCTTCCCATCATCATCTGTACCCagaaatcaaaaacaaaaatgaagttAGCATTCAGATTAAAAATAACAcctttttgttgttgtgaagTGGGAAAAGGAAAGTCACCATTATCAGACAAGTTGTGAAGGTTTGACTTGAGGTGGGAAGGCCACCAGCAGAGAGAGAATTTAGAGCAACGAGCTCCCATTGGTGAGAGTGCAATCACACGAGAGAGAAAGAGTTGTCTTGTGTTGTGTGTGAGTGAATGAgaccctttttctttctttgtgttCTCTTCTCTTATGAAGGAGGAAAGGTTAGAGAGAAGATTAAAAAAGAGGAATTGAAGAGAAGTATGGCATGGAAGGGATAAAAGAAAGGAGAAAGCGAAATACGGCGGTGTTTGGGAAGAGAGAAAGTGGGTGGGAAAAAATATGGCTTTTTTGGGATCCAAaggttttcttttctcttttctttgctCTGCTCTCTGCTGCAGTGAATGATATCAGTCACCTCTTCTCTTCATCATTCCTACTTTCTTCTCGCACCTTTGCACTTCCTTTGCTTTctcctttttaattattgtcACAGTTTAAGGCTTATTTGCTCAGAAAGGTAAACAACAAACTCTTCAGTATACTTTTTTTCAATTACACTCTTTCTTAACATCagttaaaagatttaaaaaaaattaaaaaattaaactaaaagatgattcatatattattactctattaaaaattataatttgattattatttttcttatttaatgaatttctcTGTTaacattatgttttttattaaataaaatttctgttaacaaaatgtattaaaaatgtgttattaataattgtcttatttattttaggtgtgaatacaaatatatataaacacttaTATCACttgacacatttttttatataaccatcataataataatcaaacttaagtctttttatatttattacaacTTTTACCACTAAATTAATCTTAATAAATTCTTAACAATaagttataataaatataagaagACTAAAGTCTTCACATGTATTACAACTTTCACActaaatttagttaattttaacaTAAAGTTGAtccaatttttaattagtaattttaCACATGAATCTTAAATATGTAACTGTCATTGGAATATTTAGAATGAGAATTTGTTACTTATAatagttttctttgttttaatcataattattttctcttaaagataccaataattcttatttaaaatagaaatgtaattaattttattataattaattttgaattattgaaTGTAATTAAAACaagtgttttaattaattttaataatgaattttatataaaatgtgttacggtaaaaaaagattattataaataaagtaaaatgaagATTTGATCAATGTTAATTAATGGTATTTGATATACTCAGTACATATCCTTgacatataataattataattttttatactaataatttttaatttaaatcattttttcatgttaagtataaaaaaattaaatacttttatatttccaaaatattaaatgtatttactttttctaatattttctttataaattgaaaaaaatatattaaaatttagaagATAATATAACATTACATTTTTAAGTAAAAGTATTACTACAACTTATATGTAAGACTCTTTTCAAAAGTTGTACTAAAAAAAGGACTGTACCAAAAAAATTCTCGTTAAAAgtcttttttatccttttttataagatttatttaaattgtttggtgcattaattttttcaaactaAAATACTATTAATGAGCTTATATTTTTTCCAGCCAACTGACAATAAATGCTATGAATTACTACTCCAAAcctaaatataaacaaattggtataagaataaaaacaagtcattaaaattaatattactattagttaaaagatatttttaaaataatattattaaataggattaaagtaattaaaatttactcatATTTGAGTCTCATTACCTTTGGTTCAAAGAATATGACTATCACacgttaattaattaagttatgtgaaaagaataaaatgacaagtctcaataaatttaatactaataattaaattaatcatatatataaaggGCAAAGATAGTATAATTGaagaacaaaaattttaatttgttaaatatatgACGATATaactttcttaatttaaaaaaaatatatcttaagAGAGTACCCTTCTAATTATTTAACAAATGCAGCGCTTTCTGGGTTCCAAGTTGTAACTAACCAAGCGTGCAGAAATATCTCTTTCCTTGATTTCCAAATCAAAAAATGatagtaattttttgttgatttaattATAGACATTTTGTGGGGAAATACAAAATAGAAACAAGAAATAAGTCCTTTTGCCATATTGTGCCCGCTTCATAACTTTGTTTTTCATCTATTACTATTATTACTAgtttgattttatctttttattgttATCTGCATTGAATAGTCACAATATTAGCGCCCTTATATTCATCTCCTAATTGTGAGTGGACCTACATACacagaaaatcaatatcaattaaTCCATTAAACATAATCTCTATCATGAGGCTTGTATGTAAAGGGTCACCCTCAAAGTAAAAACATAAGTAGCAAAACCCATTACATGTTATCATGCTCAAGTTGTAGGCACAGTTTGTTGCATTTATGAGTGGCTTAATAATTCTGGAGTCCCTTTCAACATAGTTCTGTCTTACACAGTATCACAAGGATTgagaaatttcattaatttaattagtgacattatatttattaacaattcataatatgctttcaaaaattattctaattttattctctcttttttttcattaaacaaTTAAGGCATccctatttaaataatattttgttggtAGGtggtctttctcttttttcataaAAGAGTCCAATATTTAatgtatcatattttttttttcattgacaaGAAAAAATGGTTAAGTATTTAACGACATTTTTATCAAaacaataatagtaataaacaaTTTGAATCAGATCTTGTAAAAATATGAAAGCAAACTTTTCAAACAATTCTTATAAAAAGACCAGATGTAACAGTAATGAAGcgactaataattttttaaatgaatcacGCACGTTTAACTGAGAAATATTTGAAGTCTCAAATTATCAATGAGCTATGTACCTTGAAAGCTTCAACtaataatgttaattaactatttGATACTGTTGCagtaaataaaaactatttcgagtgttttaaaaatataggtTAATATACACCAAAAATAATATAGGTAAAGAaagtaataaatgaaaaaataaataaaattatattaagattCTGATAGTGTTATactaataacattattttttaattttttaattagtgacTTAAGTATCCTCCTTGATTTATTACTAGTCATGTGAAAGTTAAAGAATTTTTTAGTAATGCATGTggtgtagaaaaaaataataatattaaatactcGTGAACATTCTGTTCATTCGAGACTTTGATGTTTCTAAGCATGTGCGACCAATCTTGGAACCGAATTTGATTTGACCATAACTTATAAAACTCtggtttctttgttttttttttttttaataatttataaattcacAAAGAAAACGAAAGTTTCGTGTCTCCAATGAgatagaagagccccagtaaTTTTCTTTTGCTTCGTGTTCGCGGATTTGACCGTTGACTCTTCGTAGTTGGAAggatgattaattaaagattatattttgataataaattttttaaaatatttaattaataattttttatattacattacaccatcaacaaaaaatcaatcacTTATTATgtcttatctttcttttcttttttttttcttctcaaagttataaataactaataacaacttttgttaattaaaagatGACAAAATTGAACCTACTGTGACTGATATATAGAGGATTTATTGACAGCTACTACTACTTACTAACTATCTATTTTACTGGctcacttttatttatttatcatctaaATTCTAAAGttacaatatataaattaaaaaaatacaaataatatattcatttatgttaaaatcacttaaaagttttaacatatcttttatatattcgttattttaatacattaattattttctctcttttttataaagatataatcaagaaatataataattaatattatcttaagAATTTAAAACGCCAAATAAATGAAAGcacatattttctttaaagctgtcggataaaaaatataaggagacaattatttttcactttaagagttttagttttttttattattatcatttgttaCAACTTTAAAAAAGGTATGTAATATTCATACTGATAAGCAAAAATGGTTTTACTAATCGTTAGTCTAAAAAGATTCAAATTCAACAAAGCAATTATTAACaagcttttttttaataatttttctttttaattcattgACCGTGGTTTTAACCATAACAAACATTAACCATTATCCTTAAGgtaataattaacaaaagaaaatgaaaacaataaaataattaaataaatgatgattaataataacacaataatTTTCTCAAGAGAGGATTGCTCGAttctttttatgttaaaaatctTATACCAAGTTAGTTACTATTGTGTTACAAACCAATAGATACCAAccagggaaaagaaaaagataatctCCATTCCAAAATCATAACGTACAGATCAAATTGCTGGCTGTTGAAAAAAATTCCATCATGATCAATCAATTACACCACAAAAGCAAGAGCAACTACCACAAACATTCAATTGTAAGCTACGATAATAACAAACTGTATTGTGCAAATTAATAGCATacatttatttgaatatataacgtgtctaaattatttaatgaaattaacatAAACTTATTCCTTAATTAGTAAACAACAATAGcaacacaaaaaattaattactaccATTTCCATCACATGTACTCAaatataagagagagaaaacccTATTTTCTTggtcttaaatataaaaaaacaactgaCTATactttatttaatgatattatcttaaaaatattcttcatgTAATTAAGATGTTATTAAGATGTTagttatgttaattttaatgacttttttttatttttatgcaaaattccaacaaataaaaggtaagtttaattttttttaattgaaactgatataatttcataatgattaacattcttaattattttttcttatatttgagaaatcaaaagaaagaagtaactAATAAAAGTTGGTCAATACTACAAGGAGTAATTATTAATAACTCAAGAAAAGTCATTGTGCTTTTTCTTTATCTAGAAATGGCATGCACTGTGGAGATTCGCGGGTGGACATGACAATTGTTTGTATCATGCTTCATAAGTGGATGGACACTTGACACGAAGGgtccttgattttcttcttaacACTTCCCCTAATAATGAACCTCATTGGGAAGACACGTCCTACATGGTTAAGGAAAATCTCCAATAAAAGGGTCTTTTCTTCATCAACCTTTCCAGCTCTCAATCCCTCACTATATCCTCAAGTACACTGACCCTGCAAGCTGGCCCTATTTGCCATTCGCATAGTGCACATAGGACCTCCCTGCCTTACaaacacacatttttttacTCATCTACTAATAGATTACACCAAAACTTTATGACAagtaacaaaactaacatttttttacatgcaAGCAAAGTTTTGTATGATTgagtattttatataaaatttcccAAGATTTCAGCCCAGACACTCAGGATACACACTCTCGGATTTGCCAGGGAAATCTCCAACATAGCTCTGAACAAAAATTCTCTGCTTTCGGATGAggatctctatttttttttctatcaaaccCAAACCCAAACCCACGTGTTGCCgatggtgaaaaaaaaaaaacacactaggaacataaaataaaactactaACGGATTCTCTGTTATTGTAttgaaaacttttttaatagtaaatataacGTTAATataaaatcacaaattattacCATCAAACATTTAGATCATCTAATGTAAAGTTTTTTCGGCTTAACCAGAATATTGAGTTAAATcttgaatatataattacatcaaatatttttacactGATAATTTATAGAAATTACACTCTAAATTTTGCTATAAAATCCAAGTTAcacaaaaatagttttattagaTGCGTATATATAATACTGCATTTATTCACTTAGCACTATATTTATGAGGGGAAAACCTGGCAAGTTTTCTGATCCCTGATGGCTGGCTGATGCTGATGCAGTAGCAGCAATAGCCAGGCATTGGCTTGGGTTTCATTTCACCAATCAGAGTCTGGAAAGAAACGTACACACGCATGTGTGATACTAATGATCTCTTTCTCTTGGTTTGAAAGGGAAGGACGGAGGAAATGTCATGTTATTAATGCAGATTAAcacaaaaaggtaaaaatagTAGTAGCTTTTCACCGCAAAGTAAATCAAGAATAGGCATGTGATGGAACAACCGATCGAGTCTCCTAGCTATATCGTGCATGCTTGTACCTTGCTTAATCCCCATCCCTACACTACCCCTACAAGAGCAAAGagaatttaaagaattttatttgcATATCAACTTAGTTACATATTTTTGCACTCGGTTTAGGTAATaaggaaacatatttttcatatgaacgtatgaacaataaaaactgaccaaataattaaatatagatGTTGAAAACCaccacacacaaaaaaagatgATGAAGACTAGAAGGTAGTTTCTGcctctaaaaaaaaactaaaaggcaATTCTTTAATAGcctaaaaattctttaaaatattgtgtaaatttatatttttaatcttaatcattcaaataaaattcattaatcattTTCAATCATCTTAATTCTTTTCTCGAGAAAATAAGTTGAGACCAAAAActacattttaaaatgattgaaatACAAACACAACTAATCGATAAATATCTCAAATGACCATAAAAGGAtttcatattataattaaaatatccattcaaacattcaaaaatatttaaaaaaaaccttagttttagaataaaatccaaTCATCCAAACATTAATCATAGTtgaacaatattaaaattttgttttcattagttaatattattatatttttaagtagGTACTAAAACTCGTCTAATCCGCGGATTAGGTGAGCCGGTTGAGTTTCTTTCAATAAAATCAAACAGTTCCTGGATCCACTAGCCCATTGAAGACGTTGTTTTGTAGGCCCAATCCAAGAACATTATACTTATCCGTTTGTGGGATGAAAGAGGGATCAATAATTCGGAGAAGATTGAGAAAGGTAAAGGTCCTTGTTGTTCCGGTGTGCTGCTAGAGAATCTGGTGAAGGATGTCAATTGTTCCAATCAACCAAGGTCACTCCCAGGACTCTTGGGATCAATTCATCGATTTTCCTCTCCCTCCTTCCATCTCCAGCTTCTTCCCCGGCTTCGAATTCGGATTCGGCTCATCGGTGGTTAACACACGTGTGGACTGGAGGGAGACTCCCAGAGCCCACGTGTGGAAGGTCGTGCTTCCTGGCTTCACAAACGAGGACGTGCTGGTTGAGCTACAAGACCAGAGGGTGCTCCAGGTCAGCGTGGAGAGTGGCAACTTCCTGACGAGGTTTAAGATCCCCGACAACGGTAACCTCGAACAACTCAAAACCAACATGCGTCACGGGATTCTCCTTGTCACTGTTCCCAAGTTTCATCAACCCACTTCTAATAGGAATGTCAGGGTCGTTGAGATTGAAGGCACCGACTGAACCCAGTTAGCAAACTCTGTCTCTTCCAAGTTGTTCActctaaacaaaacaaaagacgcTGTCGTGTCTATGTATGTGTCCGATGGAACTGTGTTCTAGTATTATATTATGTTATGTGTGCGATGGAACTGTGTTCTAGTATTATATATGTATCTGTATGTTTTAGAGTGGATGAATTACTCTTGCTAAATGTGTAGACTTGTACATACTACTACTTAACATTGCAAAGCTTATTAAATTAACGTAGCCGGGTAGATTTACGATTGTGACTCGTGACTATTTTTATCAACCATGAGCTTCCCTCCTTAGTCGTATCAGCTTTTACTATTATTCAGGGTTGAGTTTCAACTTTAGTGATTGGTTCCAGAGACCCCTTTTCCCCAACGGCTTGTTTAAATTCGCTCTGGCAGTGGCAATCCTAAGCCCCCAGTGCTTTTGCTATTTCTCTTCTTCATTGAGGCTAATGCAACTCACATGCAAATGCTACCATGAACTTCTTGATGGAACCAATGCAAGAACCTATTGGGAAGAATAGACTCTTTGTAGACATTGTTGGAGCTGTGCCGATGTGACTTATAaccatatttttcaatttattaattgGGATCACATGGTATCGGACCACCACCTAATAATCTTTTGCCATAATGGTGTTCCTTGTGGAGAAATAATCTCTTATATTTTGGTAAATATCATACTATTCATATACAATTTTTTGAGCAATTTATACACTTgttaattttcttcattttttttcttcttatttctctcGTTTGTGTAAAAAGCATTCTATACAAGTGAAATACAAATAcaattattctatattttttaacctTAACTTTCTTCAAGGGCAGtttgttgttattaatattataggATTTATGTCTCCAATTGCAAATTAACCACTACCTACTTCTCATCTAGAGTGGATTACAAAAAGGACTTGTTTGAAAGGGCTCGTTAGAATTGATCCACTATAGGATTTACACTATAGGCAACAGAAGCACCTCAAGTACTTTGAGATCACACTAGGAAGATAGTAGAATCAATAGTTAAGTACGTTTTATGTACTTCGAGATATCACTAAGAAGATAGTAGAATTAGCGGTCAAAGTAGTTAAGTGCGTTTTAAGTCCAGTATGAACATTCGTAGAAGTCGTATtgttatagttaaaaaaaattattttttcttccacaACAATTgatgttttgaaatttcaaagtCTAAATAATATCaaagatttaaatattaaataaagacattttagtctaaaatataataatttttagtttcattaaatatttcttaatccGTAATTCATTTGCAGGGATGAATCATAGGTTTCAAAATAAGTAATTGAAAAGGAAATAGAAAGTTAATGTGGTTTGATTGATTGGTCTATTGATTGTTCTTGTGTTTTGTCTCTATTGAACTTATAGTATAAAACTCGTAAAATAGTTAAGTGTAATAAAGTAAAagcatttataaaatattatttacttcCTTTtgttcaaaaattataaatatttaaggtTAAtgtacatttattaaaaaattattaatccgTACATTTTTAGACTAACatacttttatttaatcatgTTGTCGAAACCATCATTAGCCATCAATATTTGGATAGTGAAAGTTTATAAACTATACATAATGTGGGCATTCTGATTGTTAGGTGGTTA
Above is a window of Glycine soja cultivar W05 chromosome 12, ASM419377v2, whole genome shotgun sequence DNA encoding:
- the LOC114379836 gene encoding 18.5 kDa class I heat shock protein-like, which produces MSIVPINQGHSQDSWDQFIDFPLPPSISSFFPGFEFGFGSSVVNTRVDWRETPRAHVWKVVLPGFTNEDVLVELQDQRVLQVSVESGNFLTRFKIPDNGNLEQLKTNMRHGILLVTVPKFHQPTSNRNVRVVEIEGTD
- the LOC114379835 gene encoding serine/threonine-protein kinase BSK5-like; amino-acid sequence: MGARCSKFSLCWWPSHLKSNLHNLSDNDDDGKRDENDPRGGFSEYSLDQLRVATSGFSPDNIVSEHGEKAPNVVYRGMLEDDRLVAVKRFNKSAWPDSRQFLDEARAVGQLRSERLANLVGCCCEGEERLLVAEFMPNETLSKHLFHWEAQPMKWAMRLRVALYLAQALEYCSSKERALYHDLNAYRILFDQEANPRLSCFGLMKNSRDGRSYSTNLAFTPPEYLRTGRITPESVVYSFGTLLLGLLSGKHIPPSHALDLIRGKNFLLLMDSCLESHFSNDDGTELVRLASRCLQYEPRERPNVKLLVTALTPLQKETSVPSNVLMGIPDRSLSSKETVSLTPFGDACSRRDLTAIHEILEKIGYKDDEDVANELSFQMWTNQIQETLNSKKQGDSAFHARDFSTAIDCYTQFIDGGTMVSPTVYARRCLCYLMNDMAQEALGDAMQAQSISPTWPTAYYLQAAALFTLGMDNDAQESLKDGTTLETRKYRN